A single region of the Deinococcus radiopugnans ATCC 19172 genome encodes:
- a CDS encoding carbohydrate kinase family protein, giving the protein MKFYVIGDVTVDHLYHLNKLPRPGEEVTPQRASMKPGGAGGTIAVTLARLGHTVTLAACVGDDPFADYALSRVRESGVSEAAIQRSATHLTSTITLMQTADGQRTMISDGAANRQLDPAKLKKKDVEACDALIVNAYGLIEGPQREFTLQAIEYARSAKKPVPVFIDLGTGAVNKVGTGLRDEALRSDYLTLNQHELQALTSTRSISAALKQLGEAGAQRVVVKVGKMGSIIWTPTETELVDAVPPPGAVVVDSTGAGDTFTATFAHAVLSGASMAESARAANAAGALAATGFGAQEHPITAADLAVAVPKVKKK; this is encoded by the coding sequence TTGAAGTTCTACGTAATCGGCGACGTGACCGTTGACCACCTGTACCACCTGAACAAACTGCCCCGGCCCGGCGAGGAAGTGACGCCCCAGCGCGCCAGCATGAAACCCGGCGGCGCGGGCGGCACCATCGCCGTCACACTCGCCCGGCTGGGCCACACCGTGACGCTGGCGGCCTGCGTGGGCGACGATCCCTTTGCCGACTACGCCCTGAGCCGCGTGCGCGAGAGCGGCGTGAGCGAGGCGGCCATCCAGCGCAGCGCAACCCACCTGACCAGCACCATCACCCTGATGCAGACCGCCGACGGCCAGCGCACCATGATCAGCGACGGCGCGGCCAACCGCCAGCTGGACCCGGCCAAACTGAAGAAAAAAGACGTGGAGGCGTGCGACGCCCTGATCGTCAACGCCTACGGCCTGATCGAGGGGCCGCAGCGCGAGTTCACCCTGCAGGCCATCGAGTACGCCCGCAGCGCCAAAAAACCCGTACCGGTCTTTATCGATCTGGGCACCGGCGCGGTCAACAAGGTGGGCACCGGCCTGCGCGACGAGGCGCTGCGCTCGGATTACCTGACCCTCAACCAGCATGAGCTTCAGGCGCTGACCAGCACGCGCTCGATCAGCGCGGCCCTCAAGCAGCTGGGCGAGGCCGGGGCGCAGCGGGTGGTGGTCAAGGTGGGCAAGATGGGCAGCATCATCTGGACCCCCACCGAGACCGAACTGGTGGACGCCGTGCCGCCGCCCGGCGCGGTGGTGGTGGATTCCACCGGCGCGGGCGACACCTTCACCGCCACCTTCGCCCACGCGGTGCTGTCGGGGGCCAGCATGGCCGAGAGTGCCCGCGCCGCCAACGCCGCCGGTGCGCTGGCCGCCACCGGATTCGGCGCGCAGGAACATCCCATCACCGCCGCCGATCTGGCGGTCGCGGTTCCCAAAGTCAAGAAGAAGTAA
- the rsmA gene encoding 16S rRNA (adenine(1518)-N(6)/adenine(1519)-N(6))-dimethyltransferase RsmA, translating into MTTDLPTPTSDPIGPSPAPSAPLYSPARVRQLLTQHGLRPTKSLGQNFLIDGNILRAIAEAGLSGGPAQGTPVLEIGPGLGVLTREIATRGAQVTALEKDEKLRPVLAETLAGLDVQVVWGDALDFDYASLPPGTRVVANLPYYITGVLLSRFMHAPAIVSATVLVQKEVGQRLASKPGDDNYGFLSALAALYGSVRHVRDVPKGAFFPAPDVTSSVIRLDFDRSAPLPPRELLKFIESALGHRRKTLRNNLRMIGHQGAAIDAALEALGLRPDVRAEDVPLDTLRDLAGRLGVLG; encoded by the coding sequence ATGACCACAGACCTGCCCACCCCCACCAGCGACCCCATCGGCCCTTCGCCCGCCCCCAGCGCCCCGCTGTACTCGCCCGCACGGGTGCGTCAGCTGCTGACCCAGCACGGGCTGAGACCCACCAAGAGCCTGGGGCAGAACTTCCTGATCGACGGCAACATCCTGCGTGCCATCGCGGAGGCGGGCCTGAGCGGCGGCCCGGCCCAGGGCACCCCGGTGCTGGAAATCGGCCCCGGCCTGGGTGTGCTGACCCGCGAGATCGCCACGCGCGGCGCGCAGGTCACGGCCCTGGAGAAAGACGAGAAGCTGCGCCCGGTGCTGGCCGAGACGCTGGCCGGGCTGGACGTGCAGGTGGTGTGGGGCGACGCGCTGGACTTCGACTACGCCTCGCTGCCGCCGGGGACGCGGGTGGTCGCCAACCTGCCGTACTACATCACCGGCGTGCTGCTGTCGCGCTTCATGCACGCGCCGGCCATCGTGTCGGCCACCGTGCTGGTGCAAAAGGAGGTGGGGCAGCGGCTGGCCTCGAAGCCGGGCGACGATAACTACGGCTTTCTGAGCGCACTGGCCGCGCTGTACGGCAGCGTCAGGCATGTCCGCGACGTGCCGAAAGGGGCGTTTTTCCCGGCTCCGGACGTGACCAGCAGCGTGATCCGGCTGGATTTTGACCGCTCCGCTCCGCTGCCCCCCCGTGAGCTGCTGAAATTCATCGAATCGGCCCTGGGCCACCGCCGCAAGACCCTGCGCAACAACCTGCGGATGATCGGGCATCAGGGGGCGGCCATCGACGCGGCGCTCGAGGCCCTGGGTCTGCGCCCCGACGTGCGCGCCGAGGACGTGCCGCTGGACACCCTGCGGGACCTGGCCGGGCGGCTGGGCGTGCTAGGGTAA